Below is a genomic region from Campylobacter concisus ATCC 51562.
ATTTTGACTTTAAAATGACAAAATCGTCACATAAAACAGCACTACTTTCATCTTTGATAAATTTGGTATAAAGCTCATTGCCTTTTTTATTTGCTTCGCTATTTGTCTGCGTTATCCACGCATTTGTCTTTTTGATACGCATAAAAGATGAAACATCCAAAATGCCACTAAAATTTGTAGCAAGCGCAGCCGCTACAACGCTATAAAGTTCTCCAAGTTTCAAATTTTAATCCTTAAGTCGTAGATATCTAAGTCTAACTGCATTTAAAACGACAGTAACAGAGCTAAGACACATCGCCATTGAGCCATAAACTGGGCTTAAAAGTAGTCCAAAGACCGGGTAAAGCACACCAGCAGCCACTGGGATACAAATCGCGTTATACATAAACGCCCAAAATAAATTTTCTTTTATGTTTGCCATAGTAGCATTTGCCAGTCTAACCAGCCCGGTCACTCCACGCAAATTATTTTTAACAAGCACGATATCTCCAGCACCTTTTGCTATATCTGAGCCTGAGTTCATAGCGATACCAACACTTGCCTCTTTAAGCGATGGTGAATCATTTACGCCATCTCCAACAAAGATAACGCCACCGTGGCTTGCAAGCTCTTTTATCTCATTAAATTTATCTTCAGGCAACATATTTGCGTGATATTTGCTTACATTTAGCTTTTTAGCGATGCTTGCAACTACTTTCTCGTCATCGCCTGAGAGGATCACACTTTGTAAATTTAGACTAGTAAGCTCATTTATAATATCGCTCGCCTCGTCTTTTAGCTCATCACTAAGCGTTAAAAAACCAACAAATTTTTTATTTATAGCACAAAGTATTACGCCACTTCCATCATTTGTAGCCTCTTTTATAGCGTTACTTTCATCTAAATTTAAACTAACTTCATTTGCCGAAAGCAGCTTTTCGTTTCCGATTATTATATGATTATTCTCATCTTCATAGATGATGCCTTGCCCGACAACATTTTGAAATTTTCCATTTAGCTTTTGTAAATCTATACATTTTTGCTTTGCATATCTAACTATAGCTTTTGAGATGAGATGCTCACTTAAATTTTCAGCAGAAGCGATAAGTGCTAAATCTTGCTCACTTAAATTTGAGCTTTTGACGCTGATTTGCCCTTTACTAAGTGTGCCAGTTTTGTCAAATGCTACAAATTTAGTATCTTTTATTAGCTCTAAAACTTCTGGATTTTTTACTAAAATTCCAGCTTTTGCACCACGTGCAAGCGAGCTTACTATTGCTATTGGCGTAGCAAGTCCAAGAGCGCATGGGCATGAGATGATGAGAACACAGATCGCACAAGAGATCGCATAAGCAAAATTTCCACCAAAAATGATCCAAGCTAAAAACGTGAGCACTGATATTGCCACCACGCTTGGCACAAAAATATTTGCTATCTTATCAGCAAGCCTACCTATTGGCATTTTTTTCGTACTAGCATCATTTAGTAAGCTTAAAATTTGAGATAGCAAGCTTTCAAACGAGCCTTTTGTCATCTTGACACTTATGTAACCATTTGTATTTAGTGTACCTGCAAATACATTGTCGCCCACCTCTTTATAAACTGGCAGGCTCTCGCCCGTTAGCATCGAAGCATCGATTTCGGCTCCGCCTTGGACTATCACACCGTCACATGGAACATTGTAGCCATTCTTTACAACGACGATATCACCTATTTTTAGCTCATTTACTGGCACTTCTTTACTTCTTCCATCTGGCATAAGTAAAAATGCGGTTTTTGGAGAAATTTTAAGTAGTCTCTTTAGATAATCCCCTGCTTTTGCCTTTGAACGCTCTTCAAGATACTTGCCAAGAAGCACAAAAGCTATTATCATCGCCACGCCTGAAACATAGATATTTTTCAGATCATTTGGTAAAAATTTTTCAAAAAGCACTACAAAAAGCGAGTATAAAAACGCGCTACCACTTCCAAGAGCGACAAGCACATTCATATCGTAATTTCTATTTTTTACCGCTTCGTAGGCATGAGTAAAAAAGCCTTTGCCACTAAAGATAAGAACTAAAAATGCCAAAGCTAGCATAGCTAAATTTACTAGCATGCTGTGCGGTGCGAACATCTCAAGTGCCATTATTACGATACTTGCGACAAATGCAAATATAAATTTATTTCTAATATTTCTAATGTGAGCTTTTCTTTTTGCTTCAAACTCATCAATATCAGTTGCCACAAAGTAGCCAAGCTTCTTTATCTTTTGCTCTAAAATTTCACGCACACTAGCGTCTTTTAGGACAAACTCGCCGCTTGCGTTTGCAAAATTTACATTTGCTTCAAGTACTCCATCTATCTTTTTTGAAACCTTTTCGATAGCATTTGAGCAGTTTACGCAGCTCATTCCCGCTATATTTAGTTTGACTTTTAAAGACATATCAGAGCTCTTTTATTATGTCAAATCCCAAATCAGCCATTTCAGACTTAAATTTCTCAACTTCACTATCTTTAAGATCAACTCTAACTTGTCTTGGCTCTTTGCTAAGATCAACTTCTATCTTGCCAAAGTCATCTTCAAGTGCGTTTTTTATTGTATTTGCACAATTTTGGCAGTGGATATTGTTTGCTTCAAATGTTTTCATATTATCTCCTTTATCATATGGTCGTATTCATGTAAATTTACAATTTTCTTGACATTAAATTTAAAGCCCAAACTCTCGTAAAATTTACGAACTTTTGGCTTATTTGTATCTACTATTAATGAAACCTTTTTATGCCCTAGCTCTTTTGCCTTGACAAATGAATGCCTTATGAGCTCTTTTGCAAGCCCTTGGCCTCTAAAATTTTCATCAACAGCGATACTATCTATATAAAACTCATCGTCAAAACACTCTTTTTCTACCTTGTCATCTTTGCCAAGAGCCATTAAATGTTGCGAAATTTCTCTATCAAGCTGCTCCGCGTCGCCACCAAAGTAAGCACACATCGCAGCGATAATTTCCTCATTATATTTATAAACAAAGACATTTTTATAGCTAAGTCTATTTGTCTCACTTTTGAAAAAAATTTCTAAAATTTCATCACTTTTAATAGGATCGTCATAGCCACTTAGCTTGTAGGCGATATCTTCCATTGCTAGATTTAGTAGCTTTATGCAGCTTTTTGCATCTTGTTTTTGAGCATTTTTTATCATGGCATGATTATATGCCTTTAGCTTAAATTTTTACCAAATATTTTTTTTAAATTTACAAAGTTAGGCGCTTTGGCTAGCAAACTAAAAATGTTTTAAAAAAGTATAAAATTTTTTTAGTTATAATCCGTAAAAAATTTATTTAAGGATATTTATGGGACGAGCATTTGAGTACCGAAGAGCCGCAAAAGAAGCTAGATGGGATAAGATGAGCAAGGTATTTCCAAAACTTGCAAAAGCTATAACAGTAGCCGCAAAAGATGGTGGTTGTGATCCAGATATGAACCCTAAACTTCGTGCAGCTATCGCAGCAGCAAAAGCTGAAAATATGCCAAAAGACAACATCGACGCAGCTATAAAAAGAGCAAATGGCAAAGATAGCGCCGATATCAAGACTATTTTTTATGACGGCAAAGCAGCTCA
It encodes:
- a CDS encoding heavy metal translocating P-type ATPase, with translation MSLKVKLNIAGMSCVNCSNAIEKVSKKIDGVLEANVNFANASGEFVLKDASVREILEQKIKKLGYFVATDIDEFEAKRKAHIRNIRNKFIFAFVASIVIMALEMFAPHSMLVNLAMLALAFLVLIFSGKGFFTHAYEAVKNRNYDMNVLVALGSGSAFLYSLFVVLFEKFLPNDLKNIYVSGVAMIIAFVLLGKYLEERSKAKAGDYLKRLLKISPKTAFLLMPDGRSKEVPVNELKIGDIVVVKNGYNVPCDGVIVQGGAEIDASMLTGESLPVYKEVGDNVFAGTLNTNGYISVKMTKGSFESLLSQILSLLNDASTKKMPIGRLADKIANIFVPSVVAISVLTFLAWIIFGGNFAYAISCAICVLIISCPCALGLATPIAIVSSLARGAKAGILVKNPEVLELIKDTKFVAFDKTGTLSKGQISVKSSNLSEQDLALIASAENLSEHLISKAIVRYAKQKCIDLQKLNGKFQNVVGQGIIYEDENNHIIIGNEKLLSANEVSLNLDESNAIKEATNDGSGVILCAINKKFVGFLTLSDELKDEASDIINELTSLNLQSVILSGDDEKVVASIAKKLNVSKYHANMLPEDKFNEIKELASHGGVIFVGDGVNDSPSLKEASVGIAMNSGSDIAKGAGDIVLVKNNLRGVTGLVRLANATMANIKENLFWAFMYNAICIPVAAGVLYPVFGLLLSPVYGSMAMCLSSVTVVLNAVRLRYLRLKD
- a CDS encoding heavy-metal-associated domain-containing protein yields the protein MKTFEANNIHCQNCANTIKNALEDDFGKIEVDLSKEPRQVRVDLKDSEVEKFKSEMADLGFDIIKEL
- a CDS encoding GNAT family N-acetyltransferase; the encoded protein is MIKNAQKQDAKSCIKLLNLAMEDIAYKLSGYDDPIKSDEILEIFFKSETNRLSYKNVFVYKYNEEIIAAMCAYFGGDAEQLDREISQHLMALGKDDKVEKECFDDEFYIDSIAVDENFRGQGLAKELIRHSFVKAKELGHKKVSLIVDTNKPKVRKFYESLGFKFNVKKIVNLHEYDHMIKEII